One stretch of Streptomyces hygroscopicus DNA includes these proteins:
- a CDS encoding glucose dehydrogenase, with protein sequence MSLPVPLTGVVPPLCTPLTPAGEVDTSSLAALAERLIDAGVSALFALGSSGEAAYLNDRSRRTALKAVIEAAGGRVPVLAGAIDMTTARVLDHARTAAELGADAVVATAPFYTRTHPLEIADHFRRLRDGVDVPLFAYDIPVSVHSKLTPSILLPLAADATLAGVKDSSGDDGALRRMLVEVRRRGLNDSFTVLTGSELSVDGALLAGAHGVVPGLANVDPAGFVRLYEHARAGRWEQAAAEQDRLAALFAITDAGDPALMGGSSAGLGGFKAALRLLGVIDCADTAAPQVPLGEAAVKTVRQLLEEGGLLP encoded by the coding sequence CTCTTCCCTCGCCGCGCTCGCCGAGCGGCTGATCGACGCGGGGGTGAGCGCGCTGTTCGCGCTCGGATCCAGCGGAGAGGCCGCCTATCTGAACGACCGAAGCCGCCGTACGGCCCTTAAGGCGGTCATCGAGGCCGCAGGCGGCCGGGTGCCCGTCCTCGCGGGGGCGATCGACATGACGACCGCGCGGGTCCTCGATCATGCCCGTACGGCGGCGGAGCTGGGCGCGGACGCGGTCGTGGCCACCGCGCCCTTCTACACCCGCACCCACCCCCTGGAGATCGCCGACCACTTCCGGCGGCTGCGTGACGGTGTGGACGTGCCGCTGTTCGCGTACGACATCCCGGTCTCCGTCCACTCCAAGCTGACGCCCTCGATCCTGCTTCCGCTGGCCGCCGACGCCACGCTGGCGGGGGTCAAGGACAGCAGCGGGGACGACGGGGCGCTGCGGCGGATGCTCGTCGAGGTCCGCCGGCGCGGCCTCAACGACTCCTTCACCGTGCTCACCGGCTCCGAACTGTCGGTGGACGGCGCCCTGCTGGCGGGGGCCCATGGCGTCGTCCCGGGGCTGGCCAACGTCGATCCGGCCGGGTTCGTCCGGCTGTACGAGCACGCGCGTGCGGGGCGCTGGGAGCAAGCCGCCGCCGAACAGGACCGGCTGGCCGCGCTCTTCGCCATCACCGACGCCGGGGACCCGGCGCTGATGGGCGGCAGTTCGGCGGGGCTGGGCGGCTTCAAGGCCGCGCTGCGGCTGCTGGGCGTGATCGACTGCGCGGACACCGCCGCGCCCCAGGTGCCGCTGGGCGAGGCGGCCGTCAAGACCGTACGTCAACTTCTTGAGGAGGGAGGGCTGTTGCCGTGA
- a CDS encoding L-carnitine dehydratase, translated as MTVAAEDGATAAGPLAGVRVVELAGIGPGPFAAMVLADLGADVVRVDRPGGAGGLRIDPDYDLTNRNKRSVLLDLKAEGSVAAVLDLVERADILIEGYRPGVTEKLGLGPEDCLARNPRLVYGRMTGWGQEGPLARTAGHDIGYIAVTGALSMIGAADGPPIAPANLLGDYAGGSLYLVIGVLAALQHARAGGPGQVVDAAIVDGTAHLTSAIHGMMAAGGWRDQRGTNLLDGGCPFYGTYETADGGYMAVGPLERKFYAEFIELLGIAEQAPARDDFDSWAALRTAIADRFKQRDREEWTAVFSASDACVAAVLSLREAPAHPHLAARSTFVDHGGITQPAPAPRFSATPGAVRRAPVRPGADTAEVARDWGVTSLVEGNPSGTS; from the coding sequence ATGACGGTGGCGGCGGAGGACGGGGCGACGGCGGCCGGTCCGCTGGCCGGGGTGCGGGTGGTGGAGCTCGCGGGGATCGGGCCGGGTCCGTTCGCCGCTATGGTCCTCGCCGACCTCGGCGCCGATGTCGTCCGCGTCGACCGCCCCGGAGGCGCCGGCGGCCTGCGGATCGACCCGGACTACGACCTCACCAACCGCAACAAGCGCTCGGTGCTCCTCGATCTGAAGGCCGAGGGGAGCGTGGCCGCCGTGCTCGACCTCGTGGAGCGCGCCGACATCCTCATCGAGGGCTACCGCCCGGGGGTCACCGAGAAGCTGGGCCTCGGCCCGGAGGACTGCCTGGCCCGCAATCCCCGGCTGGTCTACGGCCGGATGACCGGCTGGGGACAGGAGGGCCCGCTCGCCCGGACCGCCGGCCATGACATCGGCTATATCGCCGTCACCGGCGCCCTCAGCATGATCGGCGCCGCCGACGGCCCGCCCATCGCCCCCGCCAACCTCCTGGGGGACTACGCGGGAGGCTCGCTCTATCTCGTCATCGGCGTCCTGGCCGCCCTGCAGCACGCCCGCGCGGGCGGCCCCGGCCAGGTCGTGGACGCCGCGATCGTCGACGGCACCGCCCATCTGACCTCCGCCATCCACGGCATGATGGCCGCCGGGGGCTGGCGGGACCAGCGCGGCACCAATCTCCTCGACGGCGGCTGCCCCTTCTACGGCACCTATGAGACCGCCGATGGCGGCTATATGGCGGTCGGGCCCCTGGAGCGGAAGTTCTACGCGGAGTTCATCGAGCTGCTGGGGATCGCGGAGCAGGCCCCGGCCCGCGATGACTTCGACAGCTGGGCCGCGCTGCGCACCGCCATCGCCGACCGCTTCAAGCAGCGCGACCGCGAGGAGTGGACCGCCGTCTTCAGCGCCTCGGACGCCTGCGTCGCCGCCGTGCTGTCGCTCCGGGAGGCTCCAGCCCATCCGCACCTCGCCGCCCGCTCCACCTTCGTCGACCACGGCGGGATCACCCAGCCCGCGCCCGCCCCGCGCTTCTCCGCCACCCCGGGCGCGGTGCGCCGCGCGCCCGTCCGGCCCGGGGCGGACACCGCCGAGGTGGCCCGCGACTGGGGAGTCACCTCGCTCGTCGAGGGAAACCCGTCAGGAACGTCTTGA
- a CDS encoding sialic acid transporter, whose product MTEATTVPWYREVSQGQWKSMFAAWIGYLLDGFDFVLITLVLTEIADEFDLSTASAASLVSGAFITRWLGGAVLGALGDRYGRKAAMIVSILLYSLGTFACGFAWNYISMFTARLVIGMGMAGEYSASATYVLESWPARLRNRASGFLISGYSGGTIIASELYKWVVPHWGWRWMFWIGVLPVLVALWVRRALPEAGDWHEEVATAKARPNPFRPLFAGRSRASVNTALAVAASVALFLVFTPMGAGWRWPLSLLAAGCLVAFAAQLGGRRRWPLYVALTCTVFCAFLYSWPIQALLPTYLKEQLGYTPSEVTDVMFYAGFGTMAGCWLAGFAGDWLGTRRAYVYTLLASLAFVFPVFAVRDTLVGLGVLLFFLLALSQGISGILPKYIAGHFPTRTRAASLGFVYNTGALGGAVAPVLGAHLAEGMSLGRALAVLTFGLTLVVIVLVGSDLPRRLGRLTDPAGDEDHLVPEQPLSMAGPGMEKT is encoded by the coding sequence GTGACCGAAGCCACCACGGTGCCCTGGTACCGAGAGGTCTCGCAGGGCCAGTGGAAGTCCATGTTCGCCGCCTGGATCGGCTATCTGCTCGATGGTTTCGACTTCGTACTGATCACGCTCGTCCTGACCGAGATAGCCGACGAATTCGACCTGAGCACGGCGTCGGCGGCGAGCCTGGTCTCGGGCGCCTTCATCACCCGCTGGCTCGGCGGGGCGGTGCTGGGCGCCCTGGGCGACCGCTACGGCCGTAAGGCCGCCATGATCGTCAGCATTCTGCTCTACTCGCTCGGCACCTTCGCCTGCGGGTTCGCCTGGAACTACATCAGCATGTTCACGGCCCGCCTAGTGATTGGCATGGGCATGGCTGGTGAGTACAGCGCCAGCGCCACCTATGTCCTGGAGAGCTGGCCCGCGCGGCTGCGCAACCGCGCCTCCGGCTTCCTCATCTCGGGCTACTCGGGCGGCACCATCATCGCCTCCGAGCTCTACAAGTGGGTGGTGCCCCACTGGGGCTGGCGCTGGATGTTCTGGATCGGCGTGCTGCCGGTGCTGGTCGCGCTGTGGGTGCGGCGCGCGCTTCCGGAGGCCGGGGACTGGCACGAGGAGGTGGCGACGGCGAAGGCACGGCCGAACCCCTTCCGGCCGCTGTTCGCCGGACGCTCCCGAGCGAGCGTCAACACGGCGCTGGCCGTCGCCGCGAGCGTCGCGCTGTTCCTGGTCTTCACCCCGATGGGCGCGGGCTGGCGCTGGCCGCTGTCGCTCCTGGCGGCGGGGTGTCTGGTCGCCTTCGCGGCCCAGCTCGGCGGACGGCGCCGCTGGCCGCTGTATGTGGCCCTGACGTGCACCGTCTTCTGCGCGTTCCTCTACAGCTGGCCGATCCAGGCGCTGCTGCCCACCTATCTGAAGGAGCAGCTCGGGTACACCCCGTCCGAGGTCACCGATGTGATGTTCTACGCCGGGTTCGGGACGATGGCCGGCTGCTGGCTGGCGGGGTTCGCGGGCGACTGGCTCGGCACCCGGCGTGCCTACGTCTACACCCTGCTCGCCTCGCTGGCCTTCGTCTTCCCGGTGTTCGCGGTGCGGGACACCCTGGTCGGACTGGGAGTGCTGCTGTTCTTCCTGCTCGCGCTGAGCCAGGGGATCTCCGGCATCCTGCCGAAGTACATCGCGGGTCACTTCCCGACCCGGACCCGGGCGGCCTCGCTCGGCTTCGTCTACAACACCGGGGCGCTCGGCGGGGCGGTGGCGCCGGTGCTCGGCGCCCATCTGGCCGAGGGCATGTCCCTCGGGCGGGCGCTGGCGGTGCTCACCTTCGGGCTGACGCTGGTGGTGATCGTGCTGGTCGGCTCCGATCTGCCACGCCGGCTGGGCCGGCTGACCGATCCGGCGGGCGACGAGGACCATCTGGTGCCCGAACAGCCGCTGTCGATGGCGGGGCCGGGTATGGAGAAGACCTGA